One Paenibacillus sp. FSL W8-0186 genomic window carries:
- a CDS encoding glucose 1-dehydrogenase has product MSLKDFAGRVVLITGAATGIGRATAIAFARRGAKVAIGDVNEQANETVEMIQKEGGEAAFFKTDVTNSKDVKSLVEQTVKHFGGLHHAFNNAGILNKPAKFAEIEEDVFDKVMAVDVKGVFLAVKYELEYMVANGGGTIVNTASVAGLIADPNMAPYVAAKHAVTGLTKAAAFDYAQDGIRVNSVAPGLTETPMTQMWKDDEEKWAEVTSNVPMRRAAKPEEIAEMVIFLSSDAASFCNGYVYAVDGGQVAH; this is encoded by the coding sequence ATGAGCCTAAAAGATTTTGCAGGCCGTGTCGTATTAATTACTGGAGCTGCAACCGGGATTGGCCGTGCCACAGCGATTGCTTTTGCACGTCGTGGTGCGAAGGTAGCCATTGGCGACGTGAATGAGCAAGCCAATGAAACAGTTGAAATGATTCAAAAAGAAGGCGGAGAAGCCGCATTCTTTAAAACAGATGTAACAAACTCGAAAGACGTAAAATCGCTTGTTGAACAAACAGTAAAGCATTTTGGCGGATTGCATCACGCCTTCAATAATGCAGGAATTTTAAATAAACCCGCAAAATTCGCAGAAATTGAAGAGGATGTATTTGATAAAGTCATGGCCGTTGACGTCAAAGGCGTATTTCTTGCGGTAAAATATGAACTTGAATATATGGTTGCTAACGGTGGTGGCACCATTGTAAACACGGCTTCGGTAGCGGGTTTAATCGCCGATCCTAATATGGCACCCTACGTTGCTGCAAAACATGCAGTTACCGGTTTAACCAAAGCAGCTGCATTTGACTACGCCCAAGATGGCATTCGTGTAAACAGTGTTGCACCAGGTTTAACTGAAACACCTATGACTCAAATGTGGAAGGACGACGAAGAAAAATGGGCTGAAGTTACTTCGAACGTTCCCATGCGCCGTGCCGCTAAACCGGAAGAAATCGCTGAAATGGTCATATTCCTATCTTCCGATGCGGCAAGCTTCTGTAACGGATATGTTTATGCCGTCGATGGCGGACAAGTTGCTCACTAA
- a CDS encoding YheC/YheD family protein, protein MNKVDNKQRTRSESKWAKYQILKSLPDLAPYLPATQRFTRRNLWQFIAKYGTVMLKPTLGHSGYGIIQVSRLEKYRYALQKEDRKIILDGKQAVYEQIDKMILDQSYLVQQRIPLAQIEKRPFDIRVVVSRANKDTARKIKGMFAKVAEEGYVITNVASQVIPVKQAIESSNLKPDSIQKLIRKIELVCLVAARYLCSFYPSQNMIGLDIGLDRDAQVWIIEANFKPSMKPFLLLKRRSEPQKLGKPC, encoded by the coding sequence ATGAACAAAGTCGACAATAAACAGCGCACTCGCTCTGAGAGCAAATGGGCAAAATATCAAATTTTAAAGAGCCTCCCAGATCTTGCTCCGTATTTACCAGCAACGCAAAGATTTACGAGGCGGAATTTATGGCAATTTATTGCGAAATACGGAACCGTCATGCTCAAACCGACTCTCGGGCATTCCGGTTACGGGATCATCCAAGTCTCCCGCTTGGAGAAATACCGGTATGCCCTACAAAAAGAAGACAGAAAAATAATATTGGATGGCAAGCAAGCTGTATATGAACAAATTGACAAAATGATTCTTGACCAAAGTTACTTGGTGCAGCAACGGATCCCGCTAGCCCAGATCGAAAAAAGACCCTTTGATATAAGAGTCGTAGTAAGTAGAGCAAATAAAGATACCGCACGGAAAATAAAAGGGATGTTTGCTAAAGTAGCGGAAGAAGGTTATGTCATTACAAACGTCGCCAGTCAGGTTATTCCGGTTAAGCAGGCGATAGAATCTTCAAATCTGAAGCCTGATTCCATTCAAAAATTGATACGGAAGATCGAGCTGGTATGTCTGGTAGCTGCAAGGTATCTTTGTTCGTTTTATCCTTCTCAGAACATGATCGGCTTGGATATAGGATTAGATAGAGATGCTCAGGTCTGGATTATTGAGGCGAACTTTAAACCAAGCATGAAGCCCTTTTTGTTATTGAAAAGACGATCCGAGCCTCAAAAGTTAGGAAAACCTTGCTGA
- a CDS encoding GMC family oxidoreductase, whose translation MGIRKPADSRRFDYIVIGAGTAGGVIAKKLTDDKKTSVLVLEAGTNIQNSSASLETAELEANNNKLSFNILSSTEQKIGHQLRLRGGRAIGGSSQHNFMAAVRGSRNLYDEWSDLVGPQWSYEAIRSLFKENESYTGSTQSPNERGTRGPIFIRQQLIPEGGLISVIGKAISEVLGVPIVEDYNTGIRDCASFKVQATQQEVDGMFTRSSTATGYLNRNIVTQGDQFEPDEIGIGRRKLEILAKTTVNKIRFRRKEGTYVAVGVDYVRNGVSQTAFARKGIILSAGIFSSAILQRSGIGRSEDLAEAGIETLIDSPNVGQHFQTQYFSAMGVEVETSRLLQVLAADPDQPYTSGAFKKERGPGRRLQLVGLPVPFAIPIQDVIINGWQFDPEKATNIMSFAISDLNPASRGTIRITHSDPEAYPSINLNPLEDPDDLNYMVDQYIETFNIVKKARKMDPGGIYNVVYPPEDIFHIPDEKEKRTLLAAYATASYTNFDHFGGQCKMGRTIEEGVVDGFLNVFGTKKLKIADLSVAPVLPDGNPSVPVQMIGLNAVRFIRNEQSRQ comes from the coding sequence TTGGGAATTCGGAAACCTGCCGATTCGAGAAGGTTTGATTATATCGTGATCGGTGCCGGAACCGCGGGAGGCGTTATTGCCAAAAAGCTGACGGACGATAAAAAAACTTCAGTACTCGTCCTCGAAGCAGGAACCAATATTCAGAACAGCAGTGCTTCCCTGGAGACAGCAGAGCTTGAAGCAAATAATAATAAGCTCTCATTCAACATTCTTTCAAGCACGGAGCAAAAGATCGGGCATCAGCTTAGACTAAGAGGCGGGAGAGCCATCGGGGGAAGCTCGCAGCATAATTTCATGGCTGCCGTGCGCGGAAGCAGAAATCTGTACGATGAATGGTCCGACCTCGTCGGTCCTCAATGGAGTTATGAAGCGATTCGTTCCTTATTCAAAGAGAATGAATCCTATACGGGAAGCACCCAAAGCCCTAATGAACGGGGAACAAGAGGTCCCATTTTTATCAGGCAACAGCTCATTCCGGAAGGTGGACTGATCAGCGTTATAGGCAAAGCAATCTCAGAGGTATTGGGTGTTCCAATTGTGGAGGATTATAATACCGGTATTAGGGATTGTGCGTCTTTCAAAGTTCAAGCTACTCAACAAGAAGTGGACGGCATGTTTACGCGCTCCTCTACGGCAACGGGTTATCTGAATCGAAATATCGTCACGCAAGGAGATCAGTTCGAACCGGATGAAATAGGCATCGGGCGCAGGAAGTTAGAGATTCTTGCAAAAACAACCGTGAATAAAATACGGTTCAGACGCAAAGAAGGGACCTACGTGGCCGTCGGTGTCGATTATGTCCGAAACGGAGTATCCCAAACAGCATTTGCCCGAAAAGGAATCATTCTTTCTGCGGGAATTTTCTCATCCGCTATTTTACAGCGTTCAGGGATCGGCAGATCGGAGGATTTGGCTGAAGCCGGGATCGAAACCCTAATCGACAGTCCTAATGTGGGGCAGCATTTTCAAACTCAATATTTTTCGGCCATGGGAGTTGAAGTGGAAACAAGCCGACTGCTGCAGGTGCTTGCTGCGGACCCCGACCAGCCATATACATCCGGTGCCTTTAAAAAAGAAAGAGGCCCGGGCCGGCGCCTTCAATTAGTGGGGCTTCCAGTGCCATTTGCAATTCCGATTCAAGATGTGATCATTAATGGATGGCAATTTGATCCGGAAAAAGCGACAAATATAATGAGCTTTGCGATTTCCGACCTTAACCCTGCTAGCAGAGGGACAATTCGTATTACTCATAGCGATCCCGAAGCTTATCCCTCGATTAACTTAAATCCATTAGAAGATCCTGATGATTTAAATTATATGGTCGATCAGTATATTGAGACGTTCAACATTGTGAAGAAAGCCCGCAAAATGGATCCGGGCGGCATTTACAACGTCGTGTACCCTCCCGAAGATATATTCCATATACCGGATGAAAAAGAAAAACGAACCCTTCTCGCAGCTTATGCCACAGCTTCTTATACGAATTTCGACCATTTTGGAGGACAATGTAAAATGGGGCGGACGATTGAGGAAGGGGTTGTCGATGGATTCCTGAATGTTTTTGGCACAAAAAAATTAAAAATCGCCGATCTTTCCGTCGCGCCTGTTCTACCGGATGGCAACCCTTCAGTCCCTGTTCAGATGATCGGATTGAATGCGGTTCGTTTTATTCGTAATGAACAAAGTCGACAATAA
- a CDS encoding NADPH-dependent oxidoreductase encodes MNEVIQVIRQHRSIRKFKNIPLTGEQIEAIIDAAQMAPTSAHMQPFSIIGVTDQELLKKIAARSENPWIEKCGYFFIFCADLHRMMLAAAPDQQEKMGANLNFSYFYQTAVLSSALALQNANLAAESMGLGAVIIGGITGALPELDQWLELPDFVIPLVGLAVGVPDEFPEQKPRLPRSAVFFENQYNHDLKAQVQRYDREIEEYYGARTNNKQKASWSGKFIAMLDKDLPLGGYTEYVRSKGFDLK; translated from the coding sequence ATGAATGAGGTTATCCAAGTCATCCGCCAGCATCGCTCCATCCGCAAGTTTAAAAATATTCCGTTGACCGGCGAGCAAATCGAAGCCATCATCGACGCAGCACAAATGGCGCCAACCTCGGCGCATATGCAGCCGTTCTCGATCATTGGCGTCACGGATCAGGAGCTGCTAAAGAAGATCGCAGCCCGTTCGGAAAATCCATGGATTGAGAAATGCGGCTACTTTTTTATCTTTTGCGCGGATCTTCATCGCATGATGCTGGCCGCCGCCCCCGACCAACAGGAAAAAATGGGCGCCAACCTGAACTTCTCGTATTTTTACCAGACTGCTGTGCTAAGCTCCGCGCTTGCCCTGCAAAACGCCAATTTGGCGGCCGAATCGATGGGGCTAGGCGCCGTGATCATCGGCGGGATTACCGGGGCTCTGCCGGAACTGGACCAATGGCTGGAACTGCCGGACTTCGTCATTCCTTTGGTGGGTCTTGCGGTAGGCGTCCCCGATGAATTCCCTGAGCAAAAGCCGCGCTTGCCCAGATCCGCCGTGTTTTTTGAAAACCAGTACAATCACGATCTTAAAGCACAAGTCCAGCGGTATGACCGGGAAATTGAGGAATATTACGGCGCGCGAACGAACAACAAGCAGAAGGCCAGCTGGTCCGGGAAATTTATCGCTATGCTGGATAAGGATTTGCCATTGGGCGGATATACGGAATATGTGAGGAGCAAAGGCTTTGATCTGAAGTAG
- a CDS encoding MarR family transcriptional regulator, which translates to MPDINDDLLQLKNRIEKSIYRILISESDEDQDRLWLTERVADHRLKKLVPRLSISSLHVLDVIYMHDGIIGIDIAREMGLTKGAVSKITRKLLEQGLIRKTQLPDNLKEIYFSVTPLGAELAELHRLFHQEKDQKAMELLASFDGPSLEIVADFLEKLSNLK; encoded by the coding sequence ATGCCAGATATAAATGATGATTTGCTTCAGCTCAAAAACCGCATTGAAAAATCAATATACCGGATCCTCATCAGCGAAAGCGACGAGGATCAAGACCGGCTTTGGCTAACGGAGCGCGTTGCTGACCATCGGCTGAAAAAGCTGGTGCCCCGCCTATCCATCTCCAGCCTGCATGTTCTGGACGTCATCTATATGCATGACGGCATTATAGGAATCGATATCGCCCGCGAAATGGGCTTAACGAAAGGCGCCGTCTCCAAAATTACCCGTAAATTGCTGGAGCAGGGTTTGATTCGGAAAACCCAGCTGCCAGACAACCTGAAGGAAATTTATTTCTCCGTGACTCCGCTTGGCGCCGAATTGGCCGAACTGCATCGGCTGTTTCACCAGGAGAAGGATCAGAAGGCAATGGAACTGTTGGCGAGCTTCGACGGGCCATCTTTGGAAATTGTGGCAGACTTTCTGGAGAAGCTGTCCAATCTGAAGTAG
- a CDS encoding uracil-DNA glycosylase gives MAILKNDWASELEQEFSKPYYLKLRQFLIDEYRTKTIFPDKYDIFNALHYTSLAETRVVILGQDPYHGPGQAHGLSFSVQEGISTPPSLQNMFKELQDDLGCFIPNNGHLLTWTQQGVLLLNTVLTVRAHEANSHRNRGWESFTDKVIETVNRKSEPVVFLLWGSHAQKKAELITNPRHMIIRSPHPSPLSAHRGFFGSRPFSRTNAFLRKMGLQEIDWQIPNL, from the coding sequence ATGGCTATATTGAAGAACGACTGGGCGTCAGAATTAGAGCAGGAGTTTTCGAAGCCATACTACTTAAAGCTGCGGCAATTTCTCATTGATGAATATCGAACGAAGACCATTTTTCCGGATAAATATGACATTTTTAACGCTCTGCACTATACATCGCTGGCTGAGACGAGGGTGGTCATTTTGGGTCAGGATCCTTATCATGGACCGGGACAGGCTCACGGCTTAAGCTTCTCTGTTCAAGAGGGCATAAGCACACCTCCATCCTTGCAGAATATGTTTAAAGAGCTGCAGGATGATTTGGGCTGCTTCATTCCGAATAATGGTCATCTGCTTACATGGACGCAGCAAGGGGTATTGCTTCTAAATACTGTGCTCACGGTCAGAGCTCATGAAGCGAATTCTCATAGAAACAGGGGATGGGAGAGTTTCACGGATAAAGTCATTGAGACGGTGAACCGGAAAAGTGAGCCTGTCGTATTCCTGTTATGGGGAAGCCACGCCCAGAAGAAGGCAGAGCTTATTACGAACCCGCGGCATATGATCATTCGATCGCCGCATCCGAGTCCGTTGTCTGCGCATAGAGGTTTTTTTGGCAGCAGGCCGTTTTCTCGTACTAACGCATTTCTGCGAAAGATGGGGCTTCAAGAAATAGATTGGCAAATCCCAAACCTGTAA
- a CDS encoding DUF4303 domain-containing protein, with the protein MNTYYSMLGRLLHGKTPIHKEGYYILCEDRHVRYNLEGPLNVKVIDTEQFVQTIVNGCKEVIQSFSKSQDNQEVYAFSLYVNEYKSIYIYINNILEFQKKLHDQYSHYEDPSYINSLKYNLGDFSFQFWSKHMSEFGQLLDDFEKFEDSPSYERDEEPLQPGDQPVIALEAGIIDSGYYALILEAVVRLKAENAFDSLNTTPNFIAFASTDNDYLNYSIMMRKTIEPDVFYTVFPDLRDMDARFEAWVSQNRRLSAGDVLDHLQDIFLDNYNSSFPFSVNRCGYDIFEQLGHLGNSLAEECLKRLHNYTTTIEQLDREQFDLISSYIEALYFAGELTLEQKSACSQLANRFLEQDEDLIDIARELNALSLYSSPF; encoded by the coding sequence ATGAACACTTATTACTCCATGCTCGGCAGACTGCTGCATGGGAAGACTCCGATTCATAAAGAAGGCTACTACATACTTTGTGAAGACCGCCATGTAAGGTACAATCTGGAGGGGCCGCTAAATGTAAAGGTTATTGATACGGAGCAGTTTGTACAAACCATAGTAAATGGATGCAAGGAGGTCATACAATCCTTTTCCAAAAGCCAGGATAACCAAGAGGTTTATGCGTTCAGCCTGTATGTCAATGAATATAAGTCGATTTATATATACATAAACAACATTCTAGAATTTCAAAAAAAGCTGCATGATCAGTATTCTCATTATGAGGATCCTAGCTATATAAACTCATTGAAATATAACTTAGGGGACTTTAGCTTTCAATTTTGGAGCAAACATATGAGCGAATTCGGTCAACTCCTCGATGATTTCGAGAAATTTGAAGACTCCCCATCCTATGAGAGAGACGAAGAACCGCTCCAACCAGGAGATCAACCCGTTATCGCACTTGAAGCGGGAATTATAGACTCTGGATATTACGCGCTTATCTTAGAAGCCGTGGTAAGGTTGAAAGCTGAGAATGCTTTTGACTCCTTAAATACGACGCCAAACTTTATAGCATTCGCCTCAACAGACAATGACTATCTAAATTACAGCATTATGATGCGTAAAACGATTGAACCGGACGTATTTTATACCGTGTTCCCCGATTTAAGAGATATGGATGCACGATTTGAAGCATGGGTCAGTCAAAATCGTCGATTATCGGCGGGCGATGTCTTGGATCACTTGCAAGATATATTCCTTGATAATTATAACTCGAGCTTTCCTTTCTCCGTAAATCGGTGCGGCTATGATATATTTGAACAGCTCGGGCATTTAGGGAATTCTCTAGCGGAAGAGTGCTTAAAGCGACTACATAACTATACTACTACGATAGAGCAGCTGGACCGAGAGCAATTTGATTTGATTAGCAGCTACATAGAGGCATTGTACTTCGCAGGAGAATTAACCTTAGAGCAAAAAAGTGCCTGTTCACAACTAGCTAATAGGTTTCTAGAGCAAGACGAAGACTTAATTGATATAGCCAGGGAATTGAATGCTTTATCCCTGTATTCGTCACCTTTTTAG
- a CDS encoding SDR family NAD(P)-dependent oxidoreductase: MEQQNGELSGKTVLVTGGGSGIGRAAAELLAEYGAQVCVADIHLDGAAETADRIVAAGGEALAVPCDLTKSGDVEEAVQSVVKKWGKLDGVFANGGIVGDLTSIEEMEPANWDQVMDTNLKGVFLTVKYSIPHLKRQGGSVVVTSSVSGNRVISQVGMSAYSTSKGALSIFAKMAALELAGYGIRVNTICPGGVKTNIQASIDEKPELEAVELPVQLPHGGMPLEHRPASPQQVAELVSFLLGNRSSHITGTDVYIDGGESLLRG; the protein is encoded by the coding sequence ATGGAGCAACAGAACGGCGAGCTATCTGGAAAGACAGTTTTGGTAACGGGGGGAGGATCAGGCATTGGCCGGGCCGCGGCAGAGCTTCTGGCGGAGTATGGTGCGCAGGTATGCGTAGCCGATATTCATCTCGATGGAGCCGCAGAAACAGCTGATCGCATTGTGGCTGCGGGCGGTGAGGCCTTGGCGGTTCCTTGCGATTTGACGAAATCTGGCGATGTCGAAGAGGCGGTACAGTCGGTCGTCAAGAAGTGGGGGAAGCTCGATGGCGTCTTTGCAAACGGCGGCATCGTAGGCGACCTAACGTCCATAGAGGAGATGGAGCCCGCTAATTGGGATCAGGTCATGGACACGAACCTAAAAGGCGTCTTTCTGACGGTCAAATATTCTATACCGCATCTGAAGCGGCAGGGAGGAAGCGTGGTCGTTACAAGCTCGGTGAGCGGCAACCGGGTAATCTCCCAGGTCGGGATGTCGGCGTACAGCACATCAAAGGGAGCGCTGAGCATTTTTGCCAAAATGGCTGCGCTCGAGCTGGCGGGATACGGCATTCGCGTGAATACCATCTGTCCCGGCGGGGTGAAAACGAATATTCAGGCGAGCATAGATGAGAAACCTGAGCTCGAAGCCGTGGAGCTGCCGGTTCAATTACCGCATGGCGGCATGCCGCTTGAGCACCGGCCGGCCAGTCCACAGCAGGTAGCAGAGCTGGTGTCGTTCCTCCTCGGGAATCGTTCGTCTCACATTACGGGTACAGACGTCTATATCGATGGCGGGGAATCTCTGCTGCGGGGTTAG
- a CDS encoding helix-turn-helix domain-containing protein: MTTAKKASSYIPKTPEHIECNIEKTLDVLGGKWAFLVIRELFNGTLRFGELQRKIPSVSPRALTSTLRHLEEKGVLERNVFPTVPVTVEYSLTPKGQDLHVICHEMKLWAARWT, encoded by the coding sequence ATGACAACGGCCAAAAAAGCCAGCAGCTACATTCCAAAAACGCCTGAACATATCGAATGCAACATCGAAAAAACCTTGGATGTTCTAGGCGGTAAATGGGCATTTCTTGTCATTCGGGAGCTGTTCAACGGCACGCTCCGGTTCGGGGAGCTGCAGCGAAAAATCCCCAGCGTAAGTCCTCGTGCCTTGACCAGTACGCTCCGTCATCTGGAAGAGAAAGGGGTTCTAGAGCGGAATGTATTCCCGACGGTGCCCGTGACGGTCGAATATTCGCTGACTCCGAAGGGGCAGGATTTACACGTCATATGCCACGAGATGAAGCTGTGGGCGGCCCGCTGGACCTAG